One stretch of Candidatus Bathyarchaeia archaeon DNA includes these proteins:
- a CDS encoding DUF996 domain-containing protein produces MNFETSKNLSGVGAILLFVSPIVGAATGFATGVLGLIGFILLLIGAYGLAQYYREAGIFNNILYGTIVGIVGGIVAVVVAAWAAISMLPELLEKIYPTWNGDWTTLPNMTPDTSNLAIGDFSPFLGIIFAVVVIVFIVTIIMAIFYRKSLTMLSAKTGIGLFGTTGTILLIGAVLTIIFIGAVLVWVAMLLLAIAFFQTRPPPPQPSMPTENIPPM; encoded by the coding sequence GTGAACTTTGAAACGAGCAAAAATCTAAGCGGAGTCGGCGCAATACTGCTTTTCGTAAGTCCAATTGTTGGCGCAGCAACAGGATTCGCAACTGGCGTATTAGGACTCATAGGCTTCATACTCTTACTTATCGGCGCATACGGGTTAGCTCAATACTACAGGGAAGCAGGCATCTTCAACAACATTCTTTACGGAACCATCGTAGGCATAGTCGGCGGAATCGTCGCAGTCGTCGTTGCAGCATGGGCAGCAATCAGCATGCTACCAGAACTTTTGGAGAAAATATACCCCACTTGGAATGGCGATTGGACCACTCTTCCAAACATGACCCCAGACACATCAAACTTGGCCATTGGTGACTTCTCACCCTTTCTTGGAATAATCTTCGCAGTCGTTGTAATTGTATTCATTGTAACAATAATCATGGCAATTTTCTACCGAAAATCCTTAACTATGCTTTCAGCAAAAACAGGCATCGGCTTATTCGGCACCACAGGAACCATTCTGCTAATCGGCGCAGTCCTAACCATAATCTTCATAGGGGCAGTGCTTGTGTGGGTCGCAATGCTTCTGCTTGCGATAGCGTTCTTCCAGACCCGTCCGCCGCCACCTCAACCTTCAATGCCGACCGAAAATATACCCCCCATGTAG
- the gatE gene encoding Glu-tRNA(Gln) amidotransferase subunit GatE: MAIDYAKVGLKVGLEIHQQLATKEKLFCSCPPLLFKEDPSIVFLRRLRPTQSELGQIDPAAYFEFQKGVRVLYEANRDSACLVEMDEEPPHPMNLEAVEVVLTAALLMNMKPIDEVHVMRKTVIDGSNTTGFQRTSIIALAGWIKVGDKTIPMQAASLEEDAARKTGTEADGKIIRYRIDRLGIPLIEVATAPVIYSPQEAQEVALTIGRILRDTGKVMRGLGTIRQDLNVSLPNGALIEIKGVQALELISTVVEYEVMRQLGLIAVKDELTAKGVKPADIKEDIVDVAGIFQSTKSKVIRKAIDRKQAVKALKLAGFAGVLGRELMPNFRVGTELSDRAKFWGRVGGIFHTDEMPNYGITAEEVAAVRAAVAAEEGDAVVFVADTAENTVDALKAVAERARELLLGVPAETRTAKDDGTTRYMRPRPGAARMYPETDIPPTQITQELVEHIRANLPESAENKQKRLITQYGLNDKLAKQILDSEYTLLFEAIVQESGVAATTVAVFLTESLKALKRDGVPVENVSDQQIKDLFYNVGRGELAKEATADVFSWLSKNPDRSVEEAMAVLGFKMLSAAELNQLVDEVIFTNKAAVEKQGKGAFGLVMGLVMKQARGKASPEAVSKLVKQKLP, encoded by the coding sequence ATGGCAATTGATTACGCTAAAGTGGGCTTAAAAGTGGGGTTAGAAATCCACCAGCAACTGGCAACCAAAGAGAAACTGTTCTGCAGTTGTCCGCCTCTGCTGTTTAAGGAGGACCCCTCAATCGTGTTCCTGCGTAGGTTGCGTCCCACCCAGAGCGAACTGGGACAGATTGACCCCGCAGCGTACTTTGAATTCCAAAAGGGCGTGCGGGTTCTTTATGAAGCCAACCGAGACTCCGCCTGCCTTGTGGAGATGGATGAGGAGCCTCCGCACCCGATGAACTTGGAGGCTGTGGAAGTGGTGCTTACTGCGGCGTTGCTGATGAACATGAAGCCCATCGACGAGGTGCATGTTATGCGCAAGACGGTCATTGACGGATCCAACACGACGGGTTTTCAGCGCACCAGCATCATCGCGTTGGCTGGGTGGATAAAAGTCGGCGACAAAACCATCCCCATGCAGGCTGCAAGCCTTGAAGAAGATGCCGCCCGCAAAACAGGCACCGAAGCCGACGGCAAAATCATCCGCTACCGCATCGACCGCCTAGGCATTCCCCTGATTGAGGTGGCGACGGCGCCCGTGATTTATTCGCCTCAGGAAGCGCAGGAAGTGGCGTTGACGATTGGGCGGATTTTGCGCGACACCGGCAAAGTCATGCGCGGTTTAGGCACCATCCGACAGGACCTCAACGTTTCCTTGCCAAACGGCGCCCTCATCGAAATTAAGGGCGTTCAAGCACTAGAACTCATAAGCACCGTCGTCGAATACGAAGTTATGCGGCAGTTAGGCTTGATTGCCGTCAAAGACGAACTTACCGCTAAAGGAGTCAAACCCGCGGACATCAAAGAAGACATCGTGGACGTAGCGGGCATCTTTCAGAGCACGAAATCAAAGGTCATCCGCAAAGCTATCGACAGAAAACAAGCTGTCAAAGCCCTAAAGCTGGCGGGTTTTGCTGGGGTTTTGGGACGAGAGTTAATGCCTAACTTCCGTGTCGGCACCGAGTTGTCAGACCGCGCTAAGTTCTGGGGCAGAGTTGGCGGTATATTTCACACTGACGAAATGCCAAACTACGGCATAACCGCCGAGGAAGTGGCTGCCGTCCGAGCTGCTGTTGCTGCTGAAGAGGGCGACGCAGTGGTTTTTGTGGCTGACACTGCTGAGAACACCGTGGACGCGTTGAAGGCTGTTGCTGAACGGGCGCGGGAGCTGCTTTTGGGTGTTCCCGCGGAGACCCGCACCGCCAAAGACGACGGCACCACAAGGTACATGCGCCCCCGTCCAGGCGCCGCACGAATGTATCCTGAAACGGACATCCCGCCCACACAGATTACCCAAGAGCTTGTAGAGCATATCCGAGCGAACCTGCCTGAATCCGCCGAAAACAAGCAAAAACGCCTCATAACCCAATACGGCTTAAACGACAAGCTGGCAAAGCAGATTTTGGACTCCGAATACACTCTGCTGTTTGAAGCCATCGTGCAGGAAAGCGGCGTTGCAGCCACCACGGTTGCGGTCTTCTTAACGGAGAGCCTTAAAGCGCTCAAACGCGACGGCGTACCCGTGGAGAACGTTTCGGACCAGCAGATAAAAGACCTCTTCTACAACGTTGGCAGGGGCGAGTTGGCTAAGGAGGCAACGGCGGATGTTTTCAGCTGGCTTTCCAAGAACCCCGACCGAAGTGTGGAGGAAGCGATGGCGGTTTTGGGCTTTAAGATGCTCTCCGCCGCCGAGTTGAACCAGCTGGTTGATGAGGTTATCTTCACCAATAAGGCTGCTGTTGAGAAGCAGGGCAAGGGCGCGTTTGGGTTGGTTATGGGTTTGGTTATGAAGCAAGCCCGAGGTAAAGCCAGCCCCGAAGCTGTCAGCAAGCTTGTCAAGCAGAAGCTACCTTAA
- the gatD gene encoding Glu-tRNA(Gln) amidotransferase subunit GatD gives MSQTEENLGYKGKALAAITKAECAVGDLVRVSDEGKSYEGILIPRSESGDDTHVVVKMKSGYNIGIRLTPTVVIEKIGKGAKPAFASPPLPPQRADLPKVAILSTGGTIASRVDYRTGAVRSAISASDLYGVVPELADLAQVDTQIVFSVYSENLNPKHWAQMAKTAAEHIEHGAQGVIIAHGTDTMAYTAAALSFALQNLPVPVVVVGAQRSSDRPSSDAATNLIGAVKAAAYGPFAEVAIAMHETVADTSIIFNRGTRVRKCHTSRRDTFKPVNASPIARTENDTVIMLTDQYRKRDPNAKLVLKPDFCEKVAMVKFFPGFDPAVIDWYVEQGFRGILLEGTGLGHVSSSCFSAIGNAVKRGVVVALASQCIWGRVNMNVYDTGRDLQGLGVIPTDDMFPETALVKLMWTLGQTSDPQEAKRLFKTSVAGEFSPRTLPQEPTITEGGQ, from the coding sequence ATGAGTCAAACTGAGGAGAATTTAGGTTACAAAGGCAAAGCATTAGCCGCCATAACAAAAGCCGAATGTGCAGTGGGCGACCTTGTCCGCGTCAGCGACGAAGGCAAATCTTACGAGGGCATCCTGATTCCCCGCTCTGAATCCGGTGACGACACACACGTTGTTGTTAAAATGAAAAGCGGCTACAACATCGGCATCCGCCTCACCCCAACCGTGGTGATTGAGAAAATCGGCAAAGGCGCAAAACCTGCCTTCGCTTCGCCGCCGCTTCCTCCCCAACGAGCTGACCTGCCTAAAGTCGCGATTCTAAGCACTGGCGGAACAATCGCAAGCCGTGTTGACTACCGAACAGGCGCAGTGCGTTCAGCTATTTCTGCCAGCGACCTTTATGGGGTTGTTCCTGAACTTGCTGACCTTGCTCAGGTGGATACCCAGATTGTTTTCAGCGTCTACAGCGAGAACCTTAACCCCAAACATTGGGCACAAATGGCAAAAACCGCAGCCGAACACATCGAACATGGCGCGCAAGGCGTCATCATAGCCCACGGAACCGACACGATGGCGTATACTGCAGCTGCGTTGAGCTTTGCCCTGCAAAACCTGCCTGTTCCTGTGGTTGTGGTTGGAGCCCAAAGAAGTTCCGACCGTCCCAGCTCCGATGCGGCAACAAACCTCATCGGAGCAGTGAAAGCCGCCGCTTACGGACCCTTTGCTGAGGTCGCCATCGCGATGCACGAGACGGTTGCAGACACCTCCATCATCTTTAACCGTGGAACCCGCGTCCGCAAATGCCACACCAGCCGAAGAGACACCTTCAAACCCGTGAACGCCTCCCCCATCGCGCGAACCGAAAACGACACAGTCATCATGCTCACTGACCAATATCGAAAACGTGACCCCAACGCGAAGCTTGTCCTAAAACCTGATTTTTGCGAGAAGGTGGCTATGGTGAAGTTTTTCCCCGGCTTTGACCCTGCAGTCATCGATTGGTACGTGGAGCAAGGGTTTAGGGGGATTTTGCTTGAGGGCACGGGGCTTGGGCACGTGAGCAGCTCTTGCTTTAGCGCCATAGGAAACGCAGTTAAGCGCGGTGTGGTGGTTGCGTTGGCTTCTCAGTGTATTTGGGGGCGTGTTAACATGAACGTTTACGACACAGGACGCGACCTGCAGGGATTGGGCGTGATTCCAACCGATGACATGTTCCCCGAAACTGCGTTGGTTAAGCTTATGTGGACGCTTGGACAAACCAGCGACCCTCAAGAAGCCAAACGCCTCTTTAAAACCAGCGTTGCAGGGGAGTTTTCGCCGCGGACGCTTCCTCAAGAACCAACCATCACGGAAGGAGGGCAATAA
- a CDS encoding phenylalanine--tRNA ligase subunit alpha has translation MVELRENEIRILAALDKLEGHASVEQLMAECELPDAAVMRAALILQENALAKVHAKPQTKIKLTEEGNIHAQNGLPERRLVNAVFALGGKVDLQQAAQEAELPKQFAQIALGWTQRKKWATFDSKAGTLQVALAPKEGADEKLLNVLCDKEEVSLDKLPLELQSAVEPLKKRKALIVEDKTQRLLELTQDGKQAIDAGAAELTVGPKEVTQVTPELIIKGTWRNVRFQKYNIQAPVANVWPGKKHPYLSFLDEVRAKLVTLGFQEMSGTAVETAFFNFDALYTPQDHPAREQDGIYYIKNLQNGDLTKYAQAVERVKATHENGDQTGSTGWGYQYSKQEAQRLILRGHGTCLSARTLLKKGLQVPSRHFSIARVYRPEVVDKTHLSEFNQVEGIVVDENLTLRDLLGVLGKFAQEIAGADKIRFKPDYFPFTEPSVELSAYKEGFGWVEFGGSGIFRPEVTQPLGVKVPVIAWGLGVDRLFMMRAGLEDIRSIFSQDLDWLRRKQVT, from the coding sequence ATGGTTGAGCTCAGGGAAAACGAAATTCGAATTCTTGCTGCACTGGATAAACTTGAAGGGCACGCGTCGGTGGAGCAACTTATGGCGGAATGCGAGCTTCCTGACGCGGCGGTTATGCGTGCGGCTCTTATTCTGCAAGAAAACGCCCTCGCCAAAGTTCACGCTAAGCCTCAGACTAAAATAAAACTCACCGAAGAAGGGAATATCCACGCTCAAAACGGTTTACCCGAAAGACGCCTAGTCAACGCTGTTTTTGCGTTAGGTGGAAAGGTCGACCTGCAGCAAGCGGCACAGGAAGCTGAACTTCCTAAACAGTTCGCTCAAATCGCGCTTGGGTGGACGCAACGTAAAAAATGGGCAACCTTTGACTCCAAAGCAGGCACCCTTCAAGTGGCTTTGGCGCCCAAAGAAGGCGCTGACGAGAAACTCCTCAACGTTCTGTGTGACAAGGAAGAGGTCTCCCTTGACAAGTTGCCTCTTGAACTCCAATCCGCGGTTGAGCCGCTGAAAAAACGCAAAGCTCTAATTGTGGAAGACAAAACTCAACGGCTTCTTGAACTAACCCAAGACGGCAAACAAGCCATAGACGCAGGAGCCGCTGAACTTACTGTAGGCCCCAAAGAAGTTACTCAAGTCACGCCTGAGCTTATAATCAAAGGCACCTGGCGCAATGTCCGCTTCCAAAAATACAACATTCAAGCTCCAGTCGCCAACGTTTGGCCCGGAAAAAAACATCCTTACCTAAGCTTTCTGGATGAGGTCCGCGCAAAACTGGTTACTTTGGGCTTTCAAGAAATGTCTGGAACCGCCGTTGAAACCGCCTTCTTCAACTTTGACGCCCTCTACACCCCCCAAGACCACCCTGCGAGGGAACAAGACGGCATTTACTACATTAAGAACCTCCAAAACGGAGACCTCACCAAATACGCACAGGCAGTTGAGCGCGTTAAAGCCACACACGAAAACGGCGACCAAACAGGCAGCACAGGTTGGGGCTACCAATACAGCAAACAAGAAGCCCAACGGCTGATTCTGCGTGGACACGGCACCTGCCTTAGCGCAAGAACCCTTCTCAAGAAAGGCTTACAGGTTCCCAGCCGCCACTTCAGCATCGCACGCGTTTACCGCCCCGAAGTGGTCGACAAAACCCACCTCTCCGAATTTAACCAAGTGGAAGGCATTGTGGTGGACGAAAACCTAACCCTCCGAGACTTGCTGGGTGTATTGGGCAAGTTCGCCCAAGAAATCGCGGGCGCAGACAAAATCCGCTTTAAACCCGACTATTTCCCCTTCACCGAGCCCAGCGTCGAATTAAGCGCCTACAAGGAAGGCTTTGGCTGGGTAGAATTTGGAGGCTCAGGAATTTTCCGCCCTGAAGTCACGCAGCCTCTTGGCGTGAAAGTCCCCGTTATTGCGTGGGGCTTAGGCGTGGACCGTTTGTTCATGATGCGTGCGGGCTTGGAGGATATTCGCAGCATATTTAGCCAAGACCTTGATTGGCTCAGGAGAAAACAGGTGACATAG
- a CDS encoding Vps62-related protein — protein MISARKPSKKSARRVKVAFCTVIMLAAFFAALAVQPFALAQSDEELADKYAPVLHFTANEKFHPTTVDYFISNSVLKERNFGDSSIIDASPKPGTLGTYAQPNMFLDNTLSTFENIAADYASKASSLRYTAYVHVVNEGGATVIQYWLFYAYNNGHLNDHQGDWEVIQVFLDSSANPTDVLLSQHGNGENAVWNDVEKLQNHPVIYVAEGSHANYFRSYQGKIGVENDVVGNDGKTISPEDLSLIMLGEPGNHPEEQSWLDFSGRWGYWGTDEEVVLGKVGPYGPVYNQDGIRWAQPAMYMASTFSVDGSYFTLAWLVANFLLLFLVYFAARTAWKSWGIIKMHKNGGLRTGAFLKGRGGIGLILGVIAILVTLVALFLPWYSITAQSETGALAQNGGVTLMTMDGVNGVVVNMFVTGMTSEAVSGYTNLFSLQIPFAIIFGVGALLLALDVIGVKSGRSMGKKFLSGTVTTLLPIIIILLFISQLPSFLPFAYGLFPGQSMPTQVSDMLYTIAGSPIQGVDNALMPVIGNTTVTWGLGAGAYLFIVAAILRLVGGIIMYTAPEFKKHQPIA, from the coding sequence ATGATTTCAGCAAGAAAACCCTCAAAGAAATCAGCTAGAAGAGTAAAAGTTGCTTTTTGCACCGTTATTATGTTAGCCGCCTTTTTTGCAGCGTTGGCGGTTCAGCCTTTTGCGTTGGCTCAGTCCGATGAAGAATTGGCGGACAAATATGCGCCGGTTCTTCATTTCACAGCAAACGAAAAATTCCATCCAACAACGGTCGACTATTTCATAAGCAACTCAGTTCTTAAAGAACGCAACTTTGGAGATTCCTCCATTATTGATGCCTCTCCAAAACCTGGAACATTAGGCACTTACGCACAACCAAACATGTTTCTTGATAATACCCTGTCGACATTTGAGAACATAGCCGCGGACTACGCCAGTAAAGCTTCCAGCCTTAGATACACCGCGTACGTGCACGTAGTCAACGAAGGCGGCGCCACGGTCATTCAATACTGGCTCTTTTATGCATACAACAATGGTCACCTAAATGACCACCAAGGCGACTGGGAAGTCATTCAAGTCTTTCTGGATTCATCAGCTAACCCAACGGATGTCTTGCTGTCACAGCATGGCAACGGAGAAAACGCAGTCTGGAACGACGTAGAGAAACTTCAAAATCACCCAGTAATTTACGTTGCCGAAGGCTCCCACGCCAACTACTTCCGTTCATATCAGGGCAAAATAGGCGTAGAAAATGATGTTGTTGGAAACGACGGAAAAACCATCTCGCCAGAGGACTTATCACTTATAATGCTTGGGGAACCCGGAAATCACCCAGAAGAGCAGAGTTGGCTTGATTTTTCAGGACGCTGGGGGTATTGGGGTACAGATGAAGAAGTAGTTTTAGGTAAAGTTGGCCCCTATGGTCCAGTTTATAATCAAGACGGCATCAGATGGGCTCAGCCCGCCATGTACATGGCATCAACTTTTTCTGTGGATGGTTCCTACTTCACCTTAGCGTGGTTAGTCGCTAACTTTCTGTTGCTATTTCTGGTTTATTTCGCCGCAAGAACCGCTTGGAAAAGCTGGGGCATCATAAAAATGCACAAAAACGGAGGCTTACGAACAGGCGCTTTCTTGAAGGGACGAGGCGGCATAGGGTTAATCCTTGGCGTTATTGCAATTCTTGTGACTTTGGTTGCTCTATTTCTGCCGTGGTACTCCATTACCGCCCAGTCGGAAACGGGGGCATTAGCACAAAACGGCGGCGTCACCTTAATGACAATGGACGGCGTCAATGGGGTTGTCGTGAACATGTTTGTTACAGGCATGACTTCGGAGGCAGTATCTGGATACACGAACCTCTTCTCACTTCAAATCCCCTTCGCAATAATATTCGGGGTAGGCGCGCTCCTATTAGCATTAGACGTAATAGGCGTAAAGAGCGGCAGAAGCATGGGCAAAAAATTCCTAAGCGGAACCGTAACCACGTTGCTTCCGATAATAATTATTCTCCTGTTCATCTCGCAGCTACCTTCCTTTTTGCCCTTTGCCTATGGACTCTTTCCGGGGCAAAGCATGCCTACGCAGGTCTCCGACATGCTTTACACGATTGCAGGCAGCCCAATACAGGGTGTAGACAACGCATTGATGCCCGTTATCGGAAACACAACCGTAACTTGGGGTCTTGGTGCTGGTGCATACCTTTTCATCGTCGCAGCGATTCTACGGCTGGTAGGCGGAATAATAATGTACACAGCGCCAGAATTCAAAAAACACCAGCCAATAGCGTGA
- the rbr gene encoding rubrerythrin, whose amino-acid sequence MELKGSQTEKNLLAAFAGESQARNRYTFFASVAKKEGFEQIAAIFQETADNEKEHAELFFKHLKGGTVEITAAYPAGVIGTTAENLKAAADGEKLEWTALYPNFGNVAEKEGFAEIANTFRQVSKVEAYHERRYLKLLENVTQQKVFTKDTPIKWKCRNCGHVYEGNQAPDACPVCSHPQSYFEVWTEPY is encoded by the coding sequence ATGGAGTTAAAAGGTAGTCAAACTGAAAAAAATCTCCTAGCCGCTTTTGCTGGGGAATCCCAAGCACGTAACCGTTACACCTTCTTTGCTAGCGTTGCCAAAAAAGAAGGCTTTGAACAAATAGCCGCCATATTCCAAGAAACCGCTGACAACGAAAAAGAACACGCTGAACTCTTTTTCAAACACCTCAAAGGAGGCACCGTAGAAATCACAGCGGCTTACCCTGCAGGCGTCATTGGAACAACTGCGGAAAACCTAAAGGCTGCAGCAGACGGCGAAAAACTTGAATGGACCGCTCTGTACCCGAATTTCGGGAACGTTGCCGAAAAAGAAGGTTTTGCCGAAATCGCCAACACCTTCAGGCAGGTTAGCAAAGTGGAAGCGTATCATGAACGCCGATACCTCAAACTACTCGAAAACGTGACTCAACAGAAAGTTTTCACGAAAGATACACCAATCAAATGGAAGTGCCGAAATTGCGGCCACGTTTACGAAGGCAACCAAGCACCCGACGCTTGCCCTGTTTGTAGTCACCCGCAAAGCTACTTTGAGGTTTGGACCGAACCTTACTAA
- a CDS encoding YbhB/YbcL family Raf kinase inhibitor-like protein, which produces MANLVVKSPAFENNTNIPSKYSSCDGQEVNPPLTVEGIPAEAKTLVLIMDDPDAPSGTYDHWVVWNISTNGNIEENCVPGVQGLNSAGEQAYAGMSPPSGTHRYFFKVYALDTKLELNPKATRKRDIERAMQGHILAQGELIGLYRRKR; this is translated from the coding sequence GTGGCTAATTTAGTGGTAAAAAGTCCTGCATTCGAAAACAACACAAACATACCCAGCAAATACAGCAGTTGCGACGGTCAAGAAGTGAATCCACCACTAACCGTGGAGGGCATTCCTGCAGAAGCAAAAACGCTTGTACTCATCATGGATGACCCGGATGCTCCAAGTGGCACCTACGACCACTGGGTTGTTTGGAACATCTCCACGAATGGAAACATTGAAGAAAATTGCGTACCAGGCGTTCAGGGGCTAAACAGCGCGGGTGAACAGGCGTATGCAGGTATGAGTCCGCCTTCAGGTACTCACAGGTACTTCTTTAAAGTCTACGCGCTGGACACCAAACTTGAACTAAACCCCAAAGCAACCCGAAAAAGAGACATAGAAAGAGCAATGCAAGGGCACATTCTGGCGCAAGGAGAGCTTATCGGGTTATACCGCCGAAAAAGGTAA
- a CDS encoding HdeD family acid-resistance protein gives MESRNVSTGYRVLEIILGIFAIGISVYTLIYPAAAAVSLVFVFGIALLVVGILRIGTGAFSGGIPDSARSANVVIGVLAVIVGALVLVYPGIATVTLILLLAIALLVYGLGRVAFGGLAGNLGGGLRALLVIMGILMIIFAALVIIYPSIGVVTLGLFISLAFLFIGIDSLAAGIGG, from the coding sequence ATGGAATCAAGAAATGTTTCGACAGGCTATCGCGTTTTAGAAATAATTCTAGGCATTTTCGCCATCGGCATATCCGTATACACTCTGATTTACCCTGCAGCCGCCGCGGTGTCGTTAGTGTTTGTTTTTGGAATAGCCTTGCTTGTTGTTGGCATTTTAAGAATTGGAACTGGAGCGTTTTCAGGAGGAATACCGGATTCGGCGCGTTCAGCAAACGTGGTCATTGGAGTGTTAGCCGTCATTGTTGGAGCGTTGGTTCTGGTTTATCCGGGGATTGCCACGGTTACGCTAATTCTTCTTTTGGCTATAGCGTTGCTGGTTTACGGTTTGGGTCGAGTGGCATTTGGAGGCTTGGCGGGAAACCTTGGTGGCGGATTGCGAGCGCTTCTGGTAATAATGGGCATTTTGATGATTATCTTTGCTGCTCTGGTAATTATCTATCCTTCGATAGGCGTGGTCACCTTGGGGTTGTTCATATCGTTAGCCTTCCTGTTCATTGGCATTGACAGTTTGGCTGCTGGAATAGGCGGATAG
- the pheT gene encoding phenylalanine--tRNA ligase subunit beta: protein MPTIDIDVTEFERLLGKTYNGDMEQLDDDLAYVKSEVKAYNKTENIASIELKDTNRPDLWSVEGLARGMRCYLKLESGPRNYVVGEQALDVTVDSRLRQIRPFIACSVIKGINLTDTSIRGLMHLQDKLHRTYGRNRQKTSIGVYCLDLITPPLSYTVAEPDAFSFVPLGFSEKMTLREILEQHPKGQEYSHIIKKHSLYPIFLDSEQKVLSFPPIINSNDLGKVTQDTHNLLIEVTGTLQQAVLNTLMLVTTALIDRGGKEYSVTIHYPADYLCPQQTVVTPNFEDRHVSLNVEYTNKLLGLHLSSGTIAQLLLTAGLGVGKVTSETVNVLVPCYRVDVMHQVDLVEDVAVAYGYNNIEPLWRDLPTTGSSQPQQRMINVVRELMVGSGYQEVLSYTLTNPENLLTKMNCHPKQTVGLLNPKLVTMTCLRNWLLPGLLEFLSVNQSVEFPQRIFELGKVTLPDQSQETKTVDEDRLAAVTSHVNSGFSEMKACLDAFFRNLGLNWKIRPVIHSSFLEGRVGEIVVENVSIGVLGELHPIVLEAWKLENPAVAFELSMEQILKFKKISL from the coding sequence ATGCCCACAATCGACATTGACGTAACCGAATTTGAACGGCTCCTTGGTAAAACCTACAACGGCGATATGGAGCAGCTTGACGACGATTTGGCATACGTGAAAAGCGAAGTGAAAGCCTACAACAAAACCGAAAACATCGCAAGCATCGAGCTCAAGGACACCAACCGCCCGGACCTGTGGAGTGTTGAAGGTTTAGCCAGAGGCATGCGTTGCTACCTAAAACTGGAGAGCGGTCCAAGAAATTACGTTGTTGGTGAACAAGCGTTAGATGTTACTGTGGATTCCAGATTGCGGCAAATTCGTCCGTTCATTGCTTGTTCAGTGATTAAGGGGATCAACCTAACTGACACAAGTATTCGTGGACTTATGCATTTGCAGGATAAACTGCATCGAACGTACGGCAGAAACCGTCAAAAAACCTCAATCGGCGTGTACTGCCTTGACCTCATTACTCCACCGTTGAGCTATACGGTGGCTGAACCAGACGCATTCAGTTTTGTGCCGTTAGGGTTCTCAGAAAAAATGACGCTTCGCGAAATCTTGGAACAGCACCCAAAAGGGCAAGAGTACAGCCACATTATCAAAAAGCATTCGCTCTACCCAATTTTTCTGGACTCTGAGCAGAAAGTTTTGTCTTTTCCCCCTATCATAAACTCTAACGACCTCGGTAAAGTAACTCAAGATACCCACAACCTGCTTATTGAAGTCACTGGAACCCTGCAGCAAGCCGTGCTTAACACTTTGATGCTGGTGACAACTGCCTTAATTGACCGTGGCGGCAAAGAATACTCTGTAACTATCCATTACCCCGCTGATTACCTGTGTCCTCAACAGACGGTTGTTACCCCAAATTTTGAGGACCGACATGTATCCCTTAACGTAGAGTATACCAACAAGCTGCTTGGTTTACACTTAAGCAGCGGCACAATTGCCCAGTTGCTTTTGACTGCAGGCTTAGGCGTTGGCAAAGTAACATCAGAAACAGTGAATGTGCTGGTTCCCTGCTACCGTGTTGACGTGATGCATCAAGTTGACCTCGTGGAAGACGTGGCAGTGGCGTACGGCTACAACAATATCGAGCCGCTATGGCGGGACCTGCCCACAACCGGTTCTTCTCAGCCACAACAGCGTATGATTAATGTTGTTCGTGAACTCATGGTCGGTTCAGGCTACCAAGAAGTGCTCAGCTATACGCTGACCAATCCCGAGAACCTCTTAACAAAAATGAACTGCCACCCCAAACAAACAGTGGGTCTTCTTAACCCTAAACTTGTAACCATGACCTGCCTGCGCAATTGGCTTTTGCCCGGTTTGCTAGAGTTTCTTAGCGTGAATCAATCCGTTGAGTTCCCTCAACGAATCTTCGAGTTAGGCAAAGTTACATTGCCTGACCAATCACAGGAGACAAAAACTGTAGACGAGGATAGGCTTGCGGCAGTCACTAGCCACGTGAATTCGGGGTTTAGCGAAATGAAAGCCTGTTTAGACGCCTTTTTCAGGAATTTGGGCTTAAATTGGAAAATACGCCCTGTAATTCACTCAAGCTTCCTTGAAGGGCGCGTTGGAGAAATAGTTGTGGAAAACGTGTCGATTGGAGTGCTTGGGGAGTTACACCCGATAGTGCTTGAAGCTTGGAAACTTGAGAATCCGGCTGTAGCTTTTGAGTTAAGTATGGAGCAAATTTTGAAATTCAAAAAAATTTCGCTTTAA